CTAATTTTGATTCAGAATCGTTATCTGAACCAGATTTTAACTTATCAAGATCGGCTCAACTAGCTATTGAAGATCCGCCACAAGACTTCAATTTAATTAAATCAGACTCGGTAACCCAAGAAGATATTGCAATCGAGAAGCAAAAATCTGAGGCTGCAATAAAATCACCAGACATGACTACAATCGAAGAAGTGGAGAAGATCGCCACAGAAAAGGCTACTCCTGAAGATTTAGCCGATGTGGTTAATAGTTTAATTCCCTTGATCGTAGGATTACTGGAGTTTAAGCTGGATAATTCGCGCTCAGGCATAATTCAAACCATTAGACCAGTATTAGACCGTTTAATTGAAGAGCGAACTCAGGAAGATTCGCCTAAAATGGCTGCGGCGATCGCTAGAATTCTTCCCGCAGCAATTGAAGATGAGATCAGACTCAATCCTCTCGCCATTGCCAGGGCGATCGCGCCAGAAATTGCCCTAGCGATCAGGGAACAGATACTGCTAGATAAGGATGCTATTCCTGAGACTTTAGGGCCAGAAATGGGCAAGGCAATCAAGGCTCAGATTGAATCGTCAAAGGATGCTATGGTTGATGCTCTTTATCCTGTCATCGGTACTACTATTGCTAAATACATGGTGGAAGTAGTCCAAGATATCAACAGTAAGATTGAGAAAACCCTAACTCCTGAAGGAATTAAACGTAAATTTCGCGCCAAACTACAGAGAGTTTCCGAGGCAGAACTAATTTTTCAAGAGTCGGTAGGATACCGTGTTCGAGCAATATTTTTAATCGCTAAAGACTCTGGACTAGTAATTCAAAAAATACAGATTCCAGGCGAAAAACAGCTTGATGCTGAAATGCTGGCGGGTATGTTGACGGCGATCCGCAGCTTTGCTAATGACTGTATTACTTCAGGTTCGGAACTAGATTTGATTGACTATGGTGATTGGCAAATTTTGATTGAAGTTGCGGGATATTGCTATTTAGCGGTGATCGTTGCGGGAGAACCGCCTAGAGAATTTAGTACCAAAACGCGACGAATTTTAGGGGAAATAATCATCGAACATGATAAAACAATTCAGAATTTTAACGGTAATTTGGCAGATGTTCCCGTCGCTATTAAAACTAAACTAGAACAGTTAACCGAAACCAATAGCGATCGACCGCAAAAATCGTCTTCGCCAATCTTACTTTGGTTGCTAATTTTTGTTTTGGGTTTAATTTTTATTCCTTGGGGTATAAATAGCTATCGTGCCAGAATTGCCCGTCGCCTTGAGCAATTTACAGCAGTTCAACTAGATGCTGCACCAGAACTATCGGTATATCGTTTAGAGCCGACGGTAAAGCAGGGTAAATTGATTGTGCGGGGGAGAGTACCCGATGACTATCTACGCGATCGCGCCCAAACTATCCTGCAAGAAATTGCTAACCAAAATAAGCTGGAACTCGATAATCAAATCGTGGCGGTTCAAGTTCCTGTTTATCCCAGTTTAATAGCAGGTGAAATCCAAAGATTGACAAATTTATTTAATCAACAGCCAAAAGTAGCGATTAAGGCTTTATATCAGCCAAAGACTCTAACTATCAACGGATTTGTGCTGGATGAATCTACTCGCCAAACCATCGGTCAAGCATTTAAGCAGATACCAGGAATTGAACAGGTGGTGTTTGATATAGATCGGCAGTTACCCATCGTCAAACAGCGAATTTATTTCAATTCAGGTTCGAGTAAACTAGATGTGGCTGACAATTTTGCCAAAATTAATGCTGTTACAGAACTTCTACAACAATATCCACAACTACATTTACAGTTAATTGCCTCGAATGACGCGATCGGTTCTTCGGTAATTAACCAAAAGCTCAGACAAAAGCGTTGTCAAAGTGTTAAAACTGCTTTAGTAGCTAGAGGAATTCAATCTAGTAGACTAGTGAATAACTGCAATTCTTTACTTCAGGCTAACTATAACCAGCGTAATCAAGCAGAGTGGTTTAGGCGATATGTTAGCTTTGAACCATTAATTCCCCCGAACTCGCAATAAACATACTGTATTCATGTCCACCATTACCCAAAAAATTTGTTTGCTAGGAGATTTTAATGTTGGTAAAACTAGTTTAGTACGTCGTTTTATCGAAGATAAATTTAGCGATCGCTATCTTTCAACAGTAGGAGTTAAGGTATCTCGTAAATCCCTCAACGTTACAACTGAGACGCAAAGACACCAGCTCAATCTCCTGATTTGGGATCTCGAAGGAAATACTAAATTCAAATCTATTACACCCAACTATCTTAAAGGGGCTAGCGGTTCAATCATTGTTGCCGATCTGAGTCGATCTGATACCTTAGATAACCTCACTCAGCACTTGCAACTATTTTTTGAAGTTAATCCCCAAGGACAAGTCGCAGTAGCTTTAAATAAAGCCGATTTAATTCTCCCAGAAAAGCTAGCCAAGTTAGTGGAAAATTGCCAGTTGCCCGATTTTCCTAGAGTTTTGGGGATTTATACAACTTCTGCCAAGACAGGCGATCGCATTGAGCAGATGTTCCAAGAACTAGCTACTGTACTTGTTCCCCCTGAGAAACCATAGAAATTCCCCTTCCTCGATCGGTAAACTCGGCTACAGTTTGAATCGATAGCTCATGAGTCGTCATTGCTCGTAGAATATCTAGGGGGAGAGTAAGATGATGCGCTCCTGCTTGTAGGGTTGCGGCTGCTTCCTGGGGGGATTTAATGCTGGCTGCTAAAATTTCTGTTGGGCTGTTTTTCAATACCTGAGCCATAGACTGTACTAGTTCCAGACCATTTCCTAATAATCTAGTGGCGCGATTAACATAGGCGATCGCATATTTTGCCCCTGCTTCTGAGGCGATCGCTGCTTGGGCGGGACTATAGATCGCCGTCACCGAACAGGCAATTTTGGTAGCTAAATGGGCCGTTACGCGAAAACCCAACTCAGTAGCGGGAATTTTCAAGACCAAGCGATCGCCGACGATCTCAGCAGCTCGATATCCTTCTTGGATCATACTGGCAAAATCGCCAGCGCAGAGTTGGTAGTATAGTTCCCCAGGACAGATGGCTGAAAGTTGTTCCAGGCAATCTTCGGGAAGCAGAGTACTTTTCTTTAACAAAGTGGGGTTAGTGGTAATTCCCTTCACCCAGCCCATCGCCACTGCTGTTTGGGCTTCTTCTAAAATAGCCGAATCTAAATAAATCATAATTTTTGCTTGATGTAGATTATTTCGTCCTAAAGAACAAAGTTAGTCTTTTAGGGGTCTTGACTCCTAACTCTCAGCCTCTATATTTATTAAAGTAAACTAGAGAGAATTAGAAAGCTTATGTATGGTGTTAAGCTGCCAAAGCGAATTAAAACCACGTAATATATATATTTTGGGGAACGATTCTAGGAGACTATTATAGATATGGGCAAAGTAGTCGGCATCGATTTGGGAACAACTAACTCCGTAGTGGCGGTAATGGAGGGGGGAAAACCTACGGTAATTGCCAATTCAGAAGGAATGCGAACTACCCCCTCTGTAGTTGGCTTTAATAAAGATGGAGAATTAGTTGTAGGGCAGCTAGCCAGACGACAGAGTGTCTTGAATCCAGAAAATACTTTCTATGGCGTTAAACGATTTGTTGGTCGTCAATATGCTGAACTACAGCCAGAATCGAAGCGAGTTCCCTACACCATCAAGCGGGATGAGTTGGGTAACATCAAAATTCGCTGTCCTAAGCTGAAAAAAGAGTTTGCCCCTGAAGAAGTCTCAGCCATGATTTTACGCAAGCTAGCCGAAGAAGCTGAGCGTTATTTGGGCGAAACAATCACTGGTGCAGTAATTACCGTACCTGCCTACTTTAATGATTCTCAACGTCAGGCGACTAGGGATGCGGGGCGAATTGCTGGATTAGATGTACTGCGGATTATCAACGAACCTACCGCAGCAGCGTTAGCCTATGGACTCGACCAGCGCCGTCCTCAAACGATCATGGTATTTGATTTAGGTGGTGGGACATTTGATGTCTCAATTCTCGATATTGGCGATGGCGTATTTGAAGTCAGATCCACCAGTGGCGATACTCAACTAGGGGGGAATGATTTTGACCGTCGGATTGTGGACTGGTTGGCCGAAGAATTTCTCAAACAAGAAGGAGTTGACTTAAGAAAAAGCGATCGCCAAGCACTGCAAAGACTAACCGAAGCAGCGGAAAAAGCCAAAATTGAGCTATCTAAGCTCTCGGTTACGGAAATCAATTTACCCTTTATCACCGCCACCGAAGATGGGCCCAAACATATTGAAATTAAGCTCAATCGCGCTAAATTTGAAGAACTGTGTGGCGATCTAGTCAGTCGTCTGCGTCGTCCCCTCAAGCGGGCTATTGCTGATGCAGGTTTGAGTCCGATGGATATTGATGAGGTGGTGC
The genomic region above belongs to Pleurocapsa minor HA4230-MV1 and contains:
- a CDS encoding OmpA family protein, yielding MNEDSPNQPDLANHKDRDSVDLEQIESLIEILIDEKTSPPNFDSESLSEPDFNLSRSAQLAIEDPPQDFNLIKSDSVTQEDIAIEKQKSEAAIKSPDMTTIEEVEKIATEKATPEDLADVVNSLIPLIVGLLEFKLDNSRSGIIQTIRPVLDRLIEERTQEDSPKMAAAIARILPAAIEDEIRLNPLAIARAIAPEIALAIREQILLDKDAIPETLGPEMGKAIKAQIESSKDAMVDALYPVIGTTIAKYMVEVVQDINSKIEKTLTPEGIKRKFRAKLQRVSEAELIFQESVGYRVRAIFLIAKDSGLVIQKIQIPGEKQLDAEMLAGMLTAIRSFANDCITSGSELDLIDYGDWQILIEVAGYCYLAVIVAGEPPREFSTKTRRILGEIIIEHDKTIQNFNGNLADVPVAIKTKLEQLTETNSDRPQKSSSPILLWLLIFVLGLIFIPWGINSYRARIARRLEQFTAVQLDAAPELSVYRLEPTVKQGKLIVRGRVPDDYLRDRAQTILQEIANQNKLELDNQIVAVQVPVYPSLIAGEIQRLTNLFNQQPKVAIKALYQPKTLTINGFVLDESTRQTIGQAFKQIPGIEQVVFDIDRQLPIVKQRIYFNSGSSKLDVADNFAKINAVTELLQQYPQLHLQLIASNDAIGSSVINQKLRQKRCQSVKTALVARGIQSSRLVNNCNSLLQANYNQRNQAEWFRRYVSFEPLIPPNSQ
- a CDS encoding GTP-binding protein yields the protein MSTITQKICLLGDFNVGKTSLVRRFIEDKFSDRYLSTVGVKVSRKSLNVTTETQRHQLNLLIWDLEGNTKFKSITPNYLKGASGSIIVADLSRSDTLDNLTQHLQLFFEVNPQGQVAVALNKADLILPEKLAKLVENCQLPDFPRVLGIYTTSAKTGDRIEQMFQELATVLVPPEKP
- a CDS encoding transaldolase produces the protein MIYLDSAILEEAQTAVAMGWVKGITTNPTLLKKSTLLPEDCLEQLSAICPGELYYQLCAGDFASMIQEGYRAAEIVGDRLVLKIPATELGFRVTAHLATKIACSVTAIYSPAQAAIASEAGAKYAIAYVNRATRLLGNGLELVQSMAQVLKNSPTEILAASIKSPQEAAATLQAGAHHLTLPLDILRAMTTHELSIQTVAEFTDRGRGISMVSQGEQVQ